A part of Antechinus flavipes isolate AdamAnt ecotype Samford, QLD, Australia chromosome 6, AdamAnt_v2, whole genome shotgun sequence genomic DNA contains:
- the LOC127540644 gene encoding olfactory receptor 480-like — protein sequence MSGNNCTAVTEFILLGLTDDPTLRVILFVIFLGVYAVTFFGNLTLIMLIRISSQLHTPMYLFLSHLAFMDIEISSSVTPLMLTNYLKDITLITLPGCMAQICCTFSFGAAENFLLAVMAYDRYMAICNPLLYSINMSPKVCTLLLITSYVGGSVNAWIFTGCLLNRSFCGANKINHFFCDYSPLLKLSYSEDNLTEILPVASAAFVLMITVFIIMISYVYIFFSVLKINSTEGRSKAFSTCTSHLTAVTLFYGTLILIYVMPKSSYSADQNKVISVFYSVLIPMLNPLIYSLRNNEVKGALRKLISRKHIFS from the coding sequence ATGTCTGGCAATAACTGCACTGCTGTGACTGAATTCATTCTTTTGGGGTTAACAGATGATCCAACTCTTCGTGTCATCCTCTTTGTGATATTCCTGGGTGTCTATGCAGTCACATTCTTTGGTAACCTTACCTTAATCATGTTGATCAGAATTAGCTCCCAACTTCACACTCCAATGTACCTTTTCCTCAGTCACTTGGCTTTTATGGATAttgaaatttcctcatctgtcacacCTCTCATGCTCACAAATTATCTCAAGGACATCACCTTAATCACTCTTCCAGGGTGTATGGCCCAAATATGTTGTACCTTTTCCTTTGGGGCAGCTGAGAACTTCCTGCTGGCTGTGATGGCCTATGATCGGTATATGGCCATCTGTAATCCCCTACTCTATTCCATTAACATGTCTCCTAAGGTCTGCACTCTGTTACTCATTACATCCTATGTGGGAGGTTCTGTGAATGCTTGGATCTTTACTGGTTGCTTATTGAATCGGTCCTTCTGTGGAGCCAATAAGATCAATCACTTTTTTTGTGATTATTCACCACTCTTGAAACTCTCCTACTCTGAAGATAATCTTACTGAAATTCTTCCTGTTGCCTCTGCTGCATTCGTACTTATGATCACAGTGTTCATTATTATGATTTCTTATGTGTACATCTTCTTTTCTGTCTTGAAGATAAATTCTACTGAGGGGAGATCGAAAGCTTTCTCAACTTGTACCTCCCATCTCACAGCTGTCACTCTGTTCTATGGAAcccttattttaatttatgtgaTGCCTAAGTCTAGCTATTCAGCAGATCAGAATAAGGTAATTTCTGTTTTCTACAGTGTATTGATCCCCATGTTGAACCCCCTAATCTACAGTTTAAGGAACAATGAAGTAAAAGGGGCCCTAAGGAAATTAATTAGTAGGAaacatattttttcttga